The proteins below come from a single Balaenoptera acutorostrata chromosome 2, mBalAcu1.1, whole genome shotgun sequence genomic window:
- the LOC103012154 gene encoding LOW QUALITY PROTEIN: FXYD domain-containing ion transport regulator 4-like (The sequence of the model RefSeq protein was modified relative to this genomic sequence to represent the inferred CDS: deleted 2 bases in 1 codon), whose product MGMQYLVSGPCYHSEDPEVWKTAVVAASGASAAAACRSERLHGELRRRLSALSCSCVIEGVAWAVLLLAGLPVLEASDLLDKDSPFYYDWEGLQLGGMISAVLLCIPEILLVLSGKCKCKRSQKQGPLPEKAGPLLTLGSASTC is encoded by the exons ATGGGAATGCAATACTTGGTTTCCGGGCCCTGCTACCACAGTGAGGATCCAGAGGTTTGGAAAACAGCAGTGGTTGCAGCCAGTGGTGCCTCTGCAGCAGCTGCCTGCCGCTCAGAACGCCTGCACG GTGAGCTTAGGAGAAGGCTCTCAGCCCTGTCCTGCAGCTGTGTCATAGAGGGAGTGGCCTGGGCTGTCCTCCTCCTG GCAGGCTTGCCTGTCTTGGAAGCCAGTGACCTGCTTGATAAAGACAGTCCCTTCTACTATGACTGGGAAGGCCTGCAGCTGGGCGGGATGATCTCTGCAGTGCTCCTGTGTATCCCTGAAATCTTGCTCGTCCTGAGTGGCAAATGCAAATGCAAACGCAGTCAGAAGCAGGGCCCCTTACCTGA